Proteins from a genomic interval of Clostridium sp. M62/1:
- a CDS encoding DUF1846 domain-containing protein, translating to MRTGFDNDKYLKMQSDHIRERIGQFGDKLYLEFGGKLFDDYHASRVLPGFAPDSKLRMLLQLADQAEIVIAINAADIEKNKVRSDLGITYDVDVLRLIQTYTDKGLYVGSVVITHYSGQSSADLFKKKLENLGIKVYRHYIIEGYPSNVSLIVSDEGYGKNEYIETTKPLVIVTAPGPGSGKMATCLSQLYHENKRGIKAGYAKFETFPIWNIPLKHPVNLAYEAATADLNDVNMIDPFHLEAYGVTTVNYNRDIEIFPVLNAIFEGIYGSCPYKSPTDMGVNMAGNCICDDEACCEASRQEIIRRYYQALSRVVKEQPGAKNEVYKIELLMKQAKISTDMRAVVPAANELAEKEGAPAAALELPDGTIVTGKTSNLLGASAALLLNAVKVLGGIPHERHLISPASIEPIQKLKVDYLGGVNPRLHTDEILIALSACAASDEVAQKAMKQLPKLKGCQVHTSVMLSDVDIKVFKKLGVELTCEPVYEHKKLYH from the coding sequence CAAGGGTGCTCCCGGGCTTTGCACCTGACAGTAAGCTGCGCATGCTTCTTCAGCTTGCAGATCAGGCTGAAATCGTCATCGCCATCAACGCGGCAGACATTGAGAAAAACAAAGTCCGTTCCGATCTCGGAATTACCTATGACGTGGATGTTCTCCGCCTGATTCAGACCTACACGGATAAGGGTCTTTACGTAGGAAGCGTTGTGATTACTCACTATTCAGGACAGTCCAGCGCTGATCTCTTTAAAAAGAAGCTGGAGAATCTCGGAATCAAGGTTTACCGCCACTATATCATTGAGGGGTATCCATCCAATGTATCCCTTATCGTCAGCGACGAGGGATATGGAAAGAATGAGTACATTGAAACTACAAAGCCGCTGGTGATCGTGACTGCTCCAGGCCCCGGCAGCGGAAAGATGGCTACCTGCCTGTCCCAGCTCTACCACGAAAATAAGAGAGGGATCAAGGCCGGCTACGCCAAGTTTGAAACCTTCCCTATCTGGAATATTCCGCTCAAGCATCCGGTCAACCTGGCCTATGAGGCGGCCACGGCGGATCTGAATGATGTAAATATGATCGATCCCTTCCACTTGGAGGCATACGGCGTAACTACTGTCAACTACAACCGGGATATTGAAATTTTCCCTGTTCTCAATGCTATCTTCGAGGGCATTTACGGAAGCTGCCCCTACAAGTCTCCCACCGATATGGGCGTAAACATGGCCGGCAACTGCATCTGTGATGACGAAGCCTGCTGTGAGGCCTCCAGACAGGAGATTATCCGCCGCTATTATCAGGCATTAAGCCGTGTAGTCAAGGAGCAGCCAGGCGCTAAGAACGAGGTTTACAAGATTGAGCTCCTGATGAAACAGGCCAAAATTTCCACAGACATGAGAGCCGTCGTTCCTGCCGCCAATGAGCTGGCTGAAAAAGAAGGTGCTCCGGCTGCTGCTCTTGAACTGCCGGACGGAACTATCGTTACAGGAAAGACCAGCAACCTGCTGGGTGCATCTGCCGCCCTCCTGCTCAACGCAGTAAAGGTTCTGGGAGGGATCCCCCATGAGCGCCATCTGATCTCCCCGGCCTCTATTGAGCCAATCCAGAAGCTGAAGGTGGATTACCTGGGCGGTGTCAATCCTCGCCTCCATACAGATGAAATCCTCATCGCTCTCTCCGCCTGCGCAGCCTCCGACGAGGTTGCACAGAAGGCTATGAAGCAGCTTCCAAAGCTGAAGGGCTGCCAGGTTCACACCTCTGTTATGCTCTCCGATGTGGACATTAAGGTGTTCAAGAAGCTCGGCGTGGAGCTGACCTGTGAACCCGTTTACGAGCATAAAAAGCTCTACCACTAG